The Epinephelus lanceolatus isolate andai-2023 chromosome 21, ASM4190304v1, whole genome shotgun sequence genome has a segment encoding these proteins:
- the LOC117246761 gene encoding SUN domain-containing protein 1-like isoform X1, with amino-acid sequence MSVCDEDVDLQSWGWTDLSSYSSSVSDSEKEQQNLLLGIMSRRSLRLDDGLLDRSLPHSSASFSVGGTSWRSTRSLKSRRSQQHSVSCSESLLLNTPHKATGQSLLNSSLHSVASDASLLSSLLDDSSVQEATLVDNFWGLDHDLDPKESTIIAEQSTILADRTLIGSDGRCPKHPVQTLSRVYCKDCELHSDRKESTYCSSSKYTSSSSSSSRPAPSEPAETETSTIYCRDRSRRSRTAGVLVSVWDCVVSLLTVLSHQLMLQKHHDVTDVLQLWCDSSLLCVRRAAACCMSALTHTWQVLQRLVSTQTGYRRGDTDSQSGLCGVMNLKESTSCQKELHPNGSLCDDCQEKRRSETHTAPSSSSSWSSVASCLLGLMWSAAVFTASWLCQLTHSAASAIWPLTKKMFSASGSARRSAGKTAGDVYRWLNTRWRHMTTGFLLTRFPLRLLLVLLPLLLLLFSLCWFGPAGLQSVLPAVNITEWTTLVSDVPGLSSMHSLVSPQGQSAEGTVEESREVQPYVEEPLYSQPPAAAGEEEESAAVDESARLVRLEQSLMALWEHVEAGGQRAEQRHMEVLRLYSDLQQQQLVSDQSNRAAVEPWMSGLLDQQLDQIRRRLDEERRHREQSRQQDLLQRQSQESRLDQLELQLQTLAARAEEVQRREAATTVSPSRTTLPVAVSSGVDRQSHDALLAEVTQLEAALEDVRRDVEDLSGCQDGCRLHDSIQQTISEQVSAQVREEVRVLLYGNQLMAGGGTSADAGLPESLLQWLSQQYVSGADLQASLASLELSILQNISLQLEQRRSEESVREAVLHATEAAGAPVTQEDVHVIVKNALRLFSQDQTGLADYALESGGGSILSTRCSETYETKAALLSLFGFPLWYFSQSPRAVIQPEVHPGNCWAFRGSTGFLVIRLSMTILPTAFSLEHIPKTLAPSGALHSAPQDFSVYGLDDESQERGKLLGTYTYDEDGEALQTYAVAEENDQPFQIIEVKVLSNWGHQEYTCMYRFRVHGTPADA; translated from the exons ATGAGTGTCTGTGACGAGGACGTGGACCTGCAGAGCTGGGGCTGGACTGACCT ctccaGCTACTCCTCGTCAGTGTCGGACTCAGAGAAGGAGCAGCAGAATCTCCTCCTGGGGATCATGTCCAGACGCAGCCTGCGACTGGATGATGGCTTGTTGGACCGCAGTCTGCCTCACAGCAGCGCCTCCTTCAGTGTGGGAGGGACCAGCTGGAGGAGCACCAG GTCGTTGAAGTCTCGTCGCTCTCAGCAGCACTCTGTCTCCTGCTCAGAGTCTCTCCTGCTCAACACTCCTCATAAAGCAACCGGCCAGTCGCTCCTCAACAGCAGCCTCCACAGCGTGGCCTCTGACGCCTCCCTGCTCTCCTCCCTGCTGGACGACTCCTCCGTGCAGGAGGCCACGCTGGTCGACAACTTCTGGG GTTTGGATCATGACCTTGATCCCAAAG AGAGCACCATCATCGCAGAGCAGAGCACCATCCTGGCAGACCGCActctgattggttcagatgGCCGCTGTCCCAAACACCCAGTCCAGACGCTCAGCAGGGTTTACTGTAAAGACTGTGAGCTGCACTCAGACAGGAAGGAGTCCACATACTGCTCCTCCTCAAAatacacctcctcctcttcctcctcctcaagGCCAGCACCCTCAGAACCTGCAGAGACAGAAACTTCCACCATCTACTGCAGAGACCGGAGCCGCAGGAGCAGGACAG CAGGAGTGCTGGTGTCCGTGTGGGACTGTGTGGTGTCCCTGCTCACTGTGCTCTCTCATCAGCTGATGCTGCAGAAACACCACGATGTGACAG ATGTGCTGCAGCTGTGGTGTGActcctctctgctgtgtgtgaggAGAGCTGCAGCATGCTGTATGTCTGCGCTGACACACACCTGGCAGGTGCTTCAGAGGCTGGTCAGCACACAGACTGGTTACAGACGTGGAGATACTGACT CTCAGTCCGGTCTCTGTGGAGTCATGAACCTGAAGGAGTCCACCTCGTGCCAGAAGGAGCTTCACCCCAACGGATCTCTGT GTGACGACTGTCAGGAGAAACGACGCTCAGAGACGCACACtgccccctcctcttcatcttcgtGGTCCTCAGTGGCTTCCTGTTTGTTGGGGCTGATGTGGAGCGCTGCTGTGTTCACAG CTTCGTGGCTCTGTCAGCTGACTCACAGTGCAGCTTCAGCAATTTGGCCTCTGAccaagaaaatgttttcagcttcagGGAGTGCCCGGCGCTCTGCAG gTAAGACAGCGGGTGATGTGTACAGGTGGCTGAACACACGATGGCGTCACATGACCACTGGCTTCCTCCTGACACG GTTTCCTCTCCGACTCCTCCTggtcctcctccctctgctgctgctcctcttcA GTCTGTGTTGGTTCGGTCCCGCTGGTCTGCAGTCTGTCCTTCCTGCTGTCAACATCACAGAGTGGACGACGCTGGTCTCTGATGTCCCTGGTCTGTCCTCCATGCACAGCTTGGTGTCCCCACAGGGCCAATCAGCAGAGGGCACTGTGGAGGAGTCGAGGGAGGTTCAGCCCTACGTGGAGGAGCCGCTCTACAGTCAACCTCCTGCAGCGGCAGGAGAGGAG GAAGAGTCGGCGGCAGTGGATGAATCGGCGCGGCTCGTTCGTCTGGAGCAGAGTCTGATGGCGCTGTGGGAGCATGTGGAGGCTGGAGGTCAGCGGGCGGAGCAGAGACACATGGAGGTCCTCCGGCTGTACTccgacctgcagcagcagcagctggtctCCGATCAGAGCAACAGAGCGGCTGTGGAGCCCTGGATGAGCGGCCTGCTGGACCAGCAGCTGGACCAGATCAGGAGACGACTGGACGAGGAGAGACGGCACAGGGAACAG tcTCGACAGCAGGATTTGTTGCAGCGGCAGAGTCAAGAGTCTCGTCTGGATCAgctggagctgcagctgcagacactgGCTGCCAGAGCAGAG gAAGTGCAGCGGAGAGAAGCTGCTACGACAGTCTCACCCTCACGGACAACACTTCCTGTTGCTGTCAG CAGTGGTGTGGACCGTCAGTCCCATGATGCCTTGCTGGCAGAGGTTACGCAGTTGGAGGCGGCTCTGGAGGACGTGAGGCGGGATGTTGAGGATCTGTCTGGTTGTCAGGACGGCTGCAGACTACACGACAGTATCCAGCAGACG ATTTCAGAGCAGGTCTCTGCTCAAGTCCGCGAGGAGGTTCGGGTCCTGCTATATGGCAACCAGCTGATGGCAGGGGGCGGCACATCTGCAGACGCCGGCCTTCCAGAGTCGCTCCTCCAGTGGCTGTCTCAGCAGTACGTCAGCGGGGCCGACCTGCAGGCGTCACTGGCCTCTCTGGAGCTCAGCATCCTGCAGAACATCAGCCTGCAGCTGGAACAGCGTCGCAGCGAGGAGTCGGTCCGAGAGGCCGTCCTGCACGCTACCGAGGCTGCGGGTGCCCCTGTGACTCAGGAG GATGTGCATGTAATCGTGAAGAACGCTCTGCGCCTGTTTTCTCAGGACCAGACCGGCCTGGCGGACTACGCTCTGGAGTCTGGAG GGGGCAGCATCCTGAGCACTCGCTGCTCGGAGACGTACGAGACGAAGGCCGCTCTGCTCAGTCTGTTCGGATTTCCTCTGTGGTATTTCTCTCAGTCTCCTCGAGCTGTGATCCAG CCGGAAGTCCATCCAGGAAACTGCTGGGCCTTCAGAGGCTCCACGGGCTTCCTGGTGATCCGCCTCTCCATGACAATCCTCCCCACCGCCTTCTCCCTAGAGCACATCCCCAAAACCCTGGCACCCAGCGGGGCTCTGCACAGCGCGCCCCAAGACTTCAGTGTCTAT ggtCTAGATGATGAGAGTCAGGAGAGAGGGAAGCTGCTGGGCACCTACACCTACGACGAGGATGGAGAAGCTCTGCAGACCTACGCCGTCGCT GAGGAGAATGACCAACCCTTCCAGATCATCGAGGTCAAAGTGTTGTCCAACTGGGGGCACCAGGAGTACACCTGCATGTACCGCTTCAGAGTGCACGGGACACCAGCAGATGCCTGA
- the LOC117246761 gene encoding SUN domain-containing protein 1-like isoform X6 encodes MSVCDEDVDLQSWGWTDLSSYSSSVSDSEKEQQNLLLGIMSRRSLRLDDGLLDRSLPHSSASFSVGGTSWRSTRSLKSRRSQQHSVSCSESLLLNTPHKATGQSLLNSSLHSVASDASLLSSLLDDSSVQEATLVDNFWGLDHDLDPKESTIIAEQSTILADRTLIGSDGRCPKHPVQTLSRVYCKDCELHSDRKESTYCSSSKYTSSSSSSSRPAPSEPAETETSTIYCRDRSRRSRTAGVLVSVWDCVVSLLTVLSHQLMLQKHHDVTAQSGLCGVMNLKESTSCQKELHPNGSLCDDCQEKRRSETHTAPSSSSSWSSVASCLLGLMWSAAVFTASWLCQLTHSAASAIWPLTKKMFSASGSARRSAGKTAGDVYRWLNTRWRHMTTGFLLTRFPLRLLLVLLPLLLLLFSLCWFGPAGLQSVLPAVNITEWTTLVSDVPGLSSMHSLVSPQGQSAEGTVEESREVQPYVEEPLYSQPPAAAGEEEESAAVDESARLVRLEQSLMALWEHVEAGGQRAEQRHMEVLRLYSDLQQQQLVSDQSNRAAVEPWMSGLLDQQLDQIRRRLDEERRHREQSRQQDLLQRQSQESRLDQLELQLQTLAARAEEVQRREAATTVSPSRTTLPVAVSSGVDRQSHDALLAEVTQLEAALEDVRRDVEDLSGCQDGCRLHDSIQQTISEQVSAQVREEVRVLLYGNQLMAGGGTSADAGLPESLLQWLSQQYVSGADLQASLASLELSILQNISLQLEQRRSEESVREAVLHATEAAGAPVTQEDVHVIVKNALRLFSQDQTGLADYALESGGGSILSTRCSETYETKAALLSLFGFPLWYFSQSPRAVIQPEVHPGNCWAFRGSTGFLVIRLSMTILPTAFSLEHIPKTLAPSGALHSAPQDFSVYGLDDESQERGKLLGTYTYDEDGEALQTYAVAEENDQPFQIIEVKVLSNWGHQEYTCMYRFRVHGTPADA; translated from the exons ATGAGTGTCTGTGACGAGGACGTGGACCTGCAGAGCTGGGGCTGGACTGACCT ctccaGCTACTCCTCGTCAGTGTCGGACTCAGAGAAGGAGCAGCAGAATCTCCTCCTGGGGATCATGTCCAGACGCAGCCTGCGACTGGATGATGGCTTGTTGGACCGCAGTCTGCCTCACAGCAGCGCCTCCTTCAGTGTGGGAGGGACCAGCTGGAGGAGCACCAG GTCGTTGAAGTCTCGTCGCTCTCAGCAGCACTCTGTCTCCTGCTCAGAGTCTCTCCTGCTCAACACTCCTCATAAAGCAACCGGCCAGTCGCTCCTCAACAGCAGCCTCCACAGCGTGGCCTCTGACGCCTCCCTGCTCTCCTCCCTGCTGGACGACTCCTCCGTGCAGGAGGCCACGCTGGTCGACAACTTCTGGG GTTTGGATCATGACCTTGATCCCAAAG AGAGCACCATCATCGCAGAGCAGAGCACCATCCTGGCAGACCGCActctgattggttcagatgGCCGCTGTCCCAAACACCCAGTCCAGACGCTCAGCAGGGTTTACTGTAAAGACTGTGAGCTGCACTCAGACAGGAAGGAGTCCACATACTGCTCCTCCTCAAAatacacctcctcctcttcctcctcctcaagGCCAGCACCCTCAGAACCTGCAGAGACAGAAACTTCCACCATCTACTGCAGAGACCGGAGCCGCAGGAGCAGGACAG CAGGAGTGCTGGTGTCCGTGTGGGACTGTGTGGTGTCCCTGCTCACTGTGCTCTCTCATCAGCTGATGCTGCAGAAACACCACGATGTGACAG CTCAGTCCGGTCTCTGTGGAGTCATGAACCTGAAGGAGTCCACCTCGTGCCAGAAGGAGCTTCACCCCAACGGATCTCTGT GTGACGACTGTCAGGAGAAACGACGCTCAGAGACGCACACtgccccctcctcttcatcttcgtGGTCCTCAGTGGCTTCCTGTTTGTTGGGGCTGATGTGGAGCGCTGCTGTGTTCACAG CTTCGTGGCTCTGTCAGCTGACTCACAGTGCAGCTTCAGCAATTTGGCCTCTGAccaagaaaatgttttcagcttcagGGAGTGCCCGGCGCTCTGCAG gTAAGACAGCGGGTGATGTGTACAGGTGGCTGAACACACGATGGCGTCACATGACCACTGGCTTCCTCCTGACACG GTTTCCTCTCCGACTCCTCCTggtcctcctccctctgctgctgctcctcttcA GTCTGTGTTGGTTCGGTCCCGCTGGTCTGCAGTCTGTCCTTCCTGCTGTCAACATCACAGAGTGGACGACGCTGGTCTCTGATGTCCCTGGTCTGTCCTCCATGCACAGCTTGGTGTCCCCACAGGGCCAATCAGCAGAGGGCACTGTGGAGGAGTCGAGGGAGGTTCAGCCCTACGTGGAGGAGCCGCTCTACAGTCAACCTCCTGCAGCGGCAGGAGAGGAG GAAGAGTCGGCGGCAGTGGATGAATCGGCGCGGCTCGTTCGTCTGGAGCAGAGTCTGATGGCGCTGTGGGAGCATGTGGAGGCTGGAGGTCAGCGGGCGGAGCAGAGACACATGGAGGTCCTCCGGCTGTACTccgacctgcagcagcagcagctggtctCCGATCAGAGCAACAGAGCGGCTGTGGAGCCCTGGATGAGCGGCCTGCTGGACCAGCAGCTGGACCAGATCAGGAGACGACTGGACGAGGAGAGACGGCACAGGGAACAG tcTCGACAGCAGGATTTGTTGCAGCGGCAGAGTCAAGAGTCTCGTCTGGATCAgctggagctgcagctgcagacactgGCTGCCAGAGCAGAG gAAGTGCAGCGGAGAGAAGCTGCTACGACAGTCTCACCCTCACGGACAACACTTCCTGTTGCTGTCAG CAGTGGTGTGGACCGTCAGTCCCATGATGCCTTGCTGGCAGAGGTTACGCAGTTGGAGGCGGCTCTGGAGGACGTGAGGCGGGATGTTGAGGATCTGTCTGGTTGTCAGGACGGCTGCAGACTACACGACAGTATCCAGCAGACG ATTTCAGAGCAGGTCTCTGCTCAAGTCCGCGAGGAGGTTCGGGTCCTGCTATATGGCAACCAGCTGATGGCAGGGGGCGGCACATCTGCAGACGCCGGCCTTCCAGAGTCGCTCCTCCAGTGGCTGTCTCAGCAGTACGTCAGCGGGGCCGACCTGCAGGCGTCACTGGCCTCTCTGGAGCTCAGCATCCTGCAGAACATCAGCCTGCAGCTGGAACAGCGTCGCAGCGAGGAGTCGGTCCGAGAGGCCGTCCTGCACGCTACCGAGGCTGCGGGTGCCCCTGTGACTCAGGAG GATGTGCATGTAATCGTGAAGAACGCTCTGCGCCTGTTTTCTCAGGACCAGACCGGCCTGGCGGACTACGCTCTGGAGTCTGGAG GGGGCAGCATCCTGAGCACTCGCTGCTCGGAGACGTACGAGACGAAGGCCGCTCTGCTCAGTCTGTTCGGATTTCCTCTGTGGTATTTCTCTCAGTCTCCTCGAGCTGTGATCCAG CCGGAAGTCCATCCAGGAAACTGCTGGGCCTTCAGAGGCTCCACGGGCTTCCTGGTGATCCGCCTCTCCATGACAATCCTCCCCACCGCCTTCTCCCTAGAGCACATCCCCAAAACCCTGGCACCCAGCGGGGCTCTGCACAGCGCGCCCCAAGACTTCAGTGTCTAT ggtCTAGATGATGAGAGTCAGGAGAGAGGGAAGCTGCTGGGCACCTACACCTACGACGAGGATGGAGAAGCTCTGCAGACCTACGCCGTCGCT GAGGAGAATGACCAACCCTTCCAGATCATCGAGGTCAAAGTGTTGTCCAACTGGGGGCACCAGGAGTACACCTGCATGTACCGCTTCAGAGTGCACGGGACACCAGCAGATGCCTGA
- the LOC117246761 gene encoding SUN domain-containing protein 1-like isoform X4 translates to MSVCDEDVDLQSWGWTDLSSYSSSVSDSEKEQQNLLLGIMSRRSLRLDDGLLDRSLPHSSASFSVGGTSWRSTRSLKSRRSQQHSVSCSESLLLNTPHKATGQSLLNSSLHSVASDASLLSSLLDDSSVQEATLVDNFWGLDHDLDPKESTIIAEQSTILADRTLIGSDGRCPKHPVQTLSRVYCKDCELHSDRKESTYCSSSKYTSSSSSSSRPAPSEPAETETSTIYCRDRSRRSRTAGVLVSVWDCVVSLLTVLSHQLMLQKHHDVTDVLQLWCDSSLLCVRRAAACCMSALTHTWQVLQRLVSTQTGYRRGDTDSQSGLCGVMNLKESTSCQKELHPNGSLCDDCQEKRRSETHTAPSSSSSWSSVASCLLGLMWSAAVFTGKTAGDVYRWLNTRWRHMTTGFLLTRFPLRLLLVLLPLLLLLFSLCWFGPAGLQSVLPAVNITEWTTLVSDVPGLSSMHSLVSPQGQSAEGTVEESREVQPYVEEPLYSQPPAAAGEEEESAAVDESARLVRLEQSLMALWEHVEAGGQRAEQRHMEVLRLYSDLQQQQLVSDQSNRAAVEPWMSGLLDQQLDQIRRRLDEERRHREQSRQQDLLQRQSQESRLDQLELQLQTLAARAEEVQRREAATTVSPSRTTLPVAVSSGVDRQSHDALLAEVTQLEAALEDVRRDVEDLSGCQDGCRLHDSIQQTISEQVSAQVREEVRVLLYGNQLMAGGGTSADAGLPESLLQWLSQQYVSGADLQASLASLELSILQNISLQLEQRRSEESVREAVLHATEAAGAPVTQEDVHVIVKNALRLFSQDQTGLADYALESGGGSILSTRCSETYETKAALLSLFGFPLWYFSQSPRAVIQPEVHPGNCWAFRGSTGFLVIRLSMTILPTAFSLEHIPKTLAPSGALHSAPQDFSVYGLDDESQERGKLLGTYTYDEDGEALQTYAVAEENDQPFQIIEVKVLSNWGHQEYTCMYRFRVHGTPADA, encoded by the exons ATGAGTGTCTGTGACGAGGACGTGGACCTGCAGAGCTGGGGCTGGACTGACCT ctccaGCTACTCCTCGTCAGTGTCGGACTCAGAGAAGGAGCAGCAGAATCTCCTCCTGGGGATCATGTCCAGACGCAGCCTGCGACTGGATGATGGCTTGTTGGACCGCAGTCTGCCTCACAGCAGCGCCTCCTTCAGTGTGGGAGGGACCAGCTGGAGGAGCACCAG GTCGTTGAAGTCTCGTCGCTCTCAGCAGCACTCTGTCTCCTGCTCAGAGTCTCTCCTGCTCAACACTCCTCATAAAGCAACCGGCCAGTCGCTCCTCAACAGCAGCCTCCACAGCGTGGCCTCTGACGCCTCCCTGCTCTCCTCCCTGCTGGACGACTCCTCCGTGCAGGAGGCCACGCTGGTCGACAACTTCTGGG GTTTGGATCATGACCTTGATCCCAAAG AGAGCACCATCATCGCAGAGCAGAGCACCATCCTGGCAGACCGCActctgattggttcagatgGCCGCTGTCCCAAACACCCAGTCCAGACGCTCAGCAGGGTTTACTGTAAAGACTGTGAGCTGCACTCAGACAGGAAGGAGTCCACATACTGCTCCTCCTCAAAatacacctcctcctcttcctcctcctcaagGCCAGCACCCTCAGAACCTGCAGAGACAGAAACTTCCACCATCTACTGCAGAGACCGGAGCCGCAGGAGCAGGACAG CAGGAGTGCTGGTGTCCGTGTGGGACTGTGTGGTGTCCCTGCTCACTGTGCTCTCTCATCAGCTGATGCTGCAGAAACACCACGATGTGACAG ATGTGCTGCAGCTGTGGTGTGActcctctctgctgtgtgtgaggAGAGCTGCAGCATGCTGTATGTCTGCGCTGACACACACCTGGCAGGTGCTTCAGAGGCTGGTCAGCACACAGACTGGTTACAGACGTGGAGATACTGACT CTCAGTCCGGTCTCTGTGGAGTCATGAACCTGAAGGAGTCCACCTCGTGCCAGAAGGAGCTTCACCCCAACGGATCTCTGT GTGACGACTGTCAGGAGAAACGACGCTCAGAGACGCACACtgccccctcctcttcatcttcgtGGTCCTCAGTGGCTTCCTGTTTGTTGGGGCTGATGTGGAGCGCTGCTGTGTTCACAG gTAAGACAGCGGGTGATGTGTACAGGTGGCTGAACACACGATGGCGTCACATGACCACTGGCTTCCTCCTGACACG GTTTCCTCTCCGACTCCTCCTggtcctcctccctctgctgctgctcctcttcA GTCTGTGTTGGTTCGGTCCCGCTGGTCTGCAGTCTGTCCTTCCTGCTGTCAACATCACAGAGTGGACGACGCTGGTCTCTGATGTCCCTGGTCTGTCCTCCATGCACAGCTTGGTGTCCCCACAGGGCCAATCAGCAGAGGGCACTGTGGAGGAGTCGAGGGAGGTTCAGCCCTACGTGGAGGAGCCGCTCTACAGTCAACCTCCTGCAGCGGCAGGAGAGGAG GAAGAGTCGGCGGCAGTGGATGAATCGGCGCGGCTCGTTCGTCTGGAGCAGAGTCTGATGGCGCTGTGGGAGCATGTGGAGGCTGGAGGTCAGCGGGCGGAGCAGAGACACATGGAGGTCCTCCGGCTGTACTccgacctgcagcagcagcagctggtctCCGATCAGAGCAACAGAGCGGCTGTGGAGCCCTGGATGAGCGGCCTGCTGGACCAGCAGCTGGACCAGATCAGGAGACGACTGGACGAGGAGAGACGGCACAGGGAACAG tcTCGACAGCAGGATTTGTTGCAGCGGCAGAGTCAAGAGTCTCGTCTGGATCAgctggagctgcagctgcagacactgGCTGCCAGAGCAGAG gAAGTGCAGCGGAGAGAAGCTGCTACGACAGTCTCACCCTCACGGACAACACTTCCTGTTGCTGTCAG CAGTGGTGTGGACCGTCAGTCCCATGATGCCTTGCTGGCAGAGGTTACGCAGTTGGAGGCGGCTCTGGAGGACGTGAGGCGGGATGTTGAGGATCTGTCTGGTTGTCAGGACGGCTGCAGACTACACGACAGTATCCAGCAGACG ATTTCAGAGCAGGTCTCTGCTCAAGTCCGCGAGGAGGTTCGGGTCCTGCTATATGGCAACCAGCTGATGGCAGGGGGCGGCACATCTGCAGACGCCGGCCTTCCAGAGTCGCTCCTCCAGTGGCTGTCTCAGCAGTACGTCAGCGGGGCCGACCTGCAGGCGTCACTGGCCTCTCTGGAGCTCAGCATCCTGCAGAACATCAGCCTGCAGCTGGAACAGCGTCGCAGCGAGGAGTCGGTCCGAGAGGCCGTCCTGCACGCTACCGAGGCTGCGGGTGCCCCTGTGACTCAGGAG GATGTGCATGTAATCGTGAAGAACGCTCTGCGCCTGTTTTCTCAGGACCAGACCGGCCTGGCGGACTACGCTCTGGAGTCTGGAG GGGGCAGCATCCTGAGCACTCGCTGCTCGGAGACGTACGAGACGAAGGCCGCTCTGCTCAGTCTGTTCGGATTTCCTCTGTGGTATTTCTCTCAGTCTCCTCGAGCTGTGATCCAG CCGGAAGTCCATCCAGGAAACTGCTGGGCCTTCAGAGGCTCCACGGGCTTCCTGGTGATCCGCCTCTCCATGACAATCCTCCCCACCGCCTTCTCCCTAGAGCACATCCCCAAAACCCTGGCACCCAGCGGGGCTCTGCACAGCGCGCCCCAAGACTTCAGTGTCTAT ggtCTAGATGATGAGAGTCAGGAGAGAGGGAAGCTGCTGGGCACCTACACCTACGACGAGGATGGAGAAGCTCTGCAGACCTACGCCGTCGCT GAGGAGAATGACCAACCCTTCCAGATCATCGAGGTCAAAGTGTTGTCCAACTGGGGGCACCAGGAGTACACCTGCATGTACCGCTTCAGAGTGCACGGGACACCAGCAGATGCCTGA